One Candidatus Hydrogenedentota bacterium DNA segment encodes these proteins:
- a CDS encoding class I SAM-dependent methyltransferase yields the protein MAGVYDSPEYYEIAFSYRDIAREVDVFEECTRRYSRVRVSRVLEICCGHAPHMEELSRRGYHYIGLDRSETMLARATERSRLCDCRGEFLRATLTDFAIETPADFAFVALASLYVTNTAELQAHFNAMTDALQPGALYLLEWCVDFDPMVDVVDSWEVEHDGVRVRASYWSRSVDRIEQLYEDTLHLEVDDSGRQFTLEDKSLRRRIFPQEFLAFVRDRTTFEFVGWWNDWNLEQPLTGEFAVDRPIILLRRRP from the coding sequence ATGGCAGGCGTCTATGATTCCCCGGAGTACTACGAGATCGCGTTCTCGTACCGCGATATTGCGCGCGAGGTGGACGTCTTCGAAGAATGCACCCGCCGGTACTCGCGCGTGCGTGTGTCGCGGGTGCTCGAGATTTGTTGCGGTCACGCGCCGCACATGGAGGAACTATCCCGGCGCGGATACCACTACATCGGCCTCGATCGCAGCGAGACCATGCTTGCGCGCGCCACCGAGCGATCGCGCCTCTGCGACTGCCGCGGCGAATTCCTGCGCGCAACGCTGACGGACTTTGCGATCGAAACGCCCGCCGATTTCGCGTTCGTCGCGCTTGCGTCGCTCTACGTGACAAACACGGCGGAATTGCAGGCCCACTTCAATGCAATGACGGATGCGCTTCAGCCGGGCGCACTGTACCTGCTTGAATGGTGCGTCGACTTCGACCCCATGGTGGACGTGGTGGATTCGTGGGAAGTCGAGCACGACGGCGTCCGCGTGCGCGCGAGCTACTGGTCGCGCAGCGTAGACCGCATCGAGCAACTGTACGAAGACACGCTGCACCTGGAGGTGGACGATTCTGGGCGCCAATTCACGTTGGAAGACAAATCATTGCGGCGGCGCATCTTTCCGCAAGAATTCTTGGCGTTCGTTCGCGATCGAACGACATTCGAATTTGTCGGCTGGTGGAACGACTGGAACCTGGAGCAGCCGCTCACCGGGGAATTCGCGGTTGATCGCCCGATCATCCTGTTGCGGCGCAGGCCGTAG
- a CDS encoding HDOD domain-containing protein, producing the protein MIACPFCSAPIDNPPPAGLGICPVCMNPYLSESHGAKAHAPNGAQDVRDIAKPGSIGGEILAALPKSLEELPVLPEISQRVMKMLRDPNMSMSDLADIIRQDQVIAIRILQLANSAMYGGLQEIKDLNAACARLGTRTIANAVQAVANGNLYITGNEAFRDHMRQLWRHAVATAHCAYEIANVLAEPRADELFVAGLIHDIGRVVLLDIIVNQYRGVLADLRNSPELLEEVFAGFSPLVGLHVVIKWNLPPEFRMTTYFLRNAENVPDESERVLANIVALAEAVAEASGYGLGMQISSMLSLPCARALGMTDMKLAMVRADLDDKLAALLEISGQAA; encoded by the coding sequence ATGATTGCATGTCCTTTCTGCAGCGCGCCAATCGATAACCCGCCGCCGGCCGGGCTTGGGATTTGCCCGGTGTGCATGAATCCATACCTTTCCGAATCGCACGGCGCGAAGGCGCACGCACCGAATGGCGCACAGGACGTGCGCGATATTGCCAAACCCGGATCGATAGGCGGCGAGATTCTCGCGGCGCTTCCGAAATCGCTCGAAGAACTTCCCGTCCTGCCCGAGATTTCGCAGCGGGTCATGAAGATGCTGCGCGATCCCAATATGTCGATGTCGGACCTCGCGGATATCATCCGCCAGGATCAGGTTATCGCGATTCGCATTCTCCAGCTTGCCAACAGCGCGATGTACGGCGGCTTGCAGGAGATCAAGGACCTGAACGCCGCGTGCGCTCGGCTCGGCACCCGCACGATCGCAAACGCCGTCCAGGCCGTGGCGAACGGCAACCTGTATATCACGGGCAACGAAGCGTTTCGCGACCACATGCGGCAACTTTGGCGGCATGCCGTGGCGACTGCCCATTGCGCGTACGAAATCGCAAACGTCCTGGCGGAGCCGCGCGCCGATGAATTATTTGTCGCGGGCCTGATCCATGACATCGGCCGCGTGGTCCTGCTCGATATCATCGTGAACCAGTATCGCGGCGTCCTCGCCGACCTGCGGAATTCGCCGGAACTCCTGGAGGAGGTGTTTGCCGGCTTCAGTCCGCTGGTTGGACTGCACGTCGTGATCAAGTGGAACCTGCCTCCAGAGTTCCGCATGACGACCTACTTTCTGCGCAACGCTGAGAACGTGCCGGACGAGTCGGAGCGTGTGCTTGCGAATATTGTTGCGCTTGCCGAGGCTGTCGCCGAAGCGTCGGGGTACGGGCTCGGCATGCAGATATCGTCCATGTTGAGCCTGCCGTGCGCACGGGCGCTCGGGATGACCGACATGAAGCTCGCGATGGTTCGCGCCGATCTCGACGACAAGCTCGCGGCCCTTCTCGAGATCAGCGGCCAGGCCGCCTGA
- a CDS encoding diguanylate cyclase gives MTTGKAEAEVASSAKNALSHMAKCSIALHPKNYTVWYGYFQGNNADLVRDINRLMELDRPLTDQVHDSLYDKYFASQHDPEVVERATDEARTIVTNILGSLLQATSSSAGYHDKLNALYAQLEGTKDLSAVQLVIGELMQHTKTMVSSTKELQQRLEAESARAESLQTQLENTKKEALKDSLTALFNRKALDKRLEETLEGFRETADSFSVLMLDVDHFKKVNDQHGHLVGDAVLRIVARSISEQIRGADFAARYGGEEFAVLLPKTSTDQAVIVAEHIRAAIENVRLEVVSSSELLPRITISIGVTSAKKHDNASSLFERADKALYLAKHTGRNRVKIAN, from the coding sequence ATGACCACGGGCAAAGCGGAAGCAGAGGTCGCGTCTAGCGCCAAGAACGCCCTGTCACACATGGCGAAGTGCAGCATCGCGCTGCACCCAAAGAACTACACTGTGTGGTATGGATACTTTCAGGGCAACAATGCAGACCTTGTGCGAGATATAAACCGCCTCATGGAACTGGACCGTCCTCTAACGGACCAAGTTCATGACTCGTTGTATGACAAATACTTTGCGAGTCAACACGACCCGGAAGTTGTCGAGCGCGCTACCGATGAAGCGCGGACCATCGTGACGAACATTCTTGGCAGCTTACTGCAAGCGACAAGTTCTTCGGCAGGCTATCACGACAAATTGAACGCGCTGTACGCGCAGTTGGAAGGCACGAAGGACCTCTCGGCGGTACAGCTCGTAATCGGCGAACTCATGCAGCATACGAAAACGATGGTGAGTTCTACCAAGGAGTTGCAGCAACGGCTGGAAGCGGAATCGGCCCGTGCGGAGAGCCTTCAGACCCAATTGGAGAATACAAAAAAGGAGGCCCTAAAAGACTCGCTGACAGCGCTGTTCAATCGAAAGGCGCTGGACAAGAGGCTTGAGGAAACGCTCGAGGGATTTCGCGAAACGGCAGACAGCTTTTCCGTACTGATGTTGGACGTCGATCACTTCAAGAAGGTGAATGACCAGCACGGCCATTTGGTGGGCGACGCGGTACTGCGAATCGTGGCCCGCTCGATCTCGGAACAGATACGAGGGGCCGATTTCGCCGCGCGATACGGCGGAGAGGAGTTCGCGGTCTTACTGCCCAAAACATCGACGGATCAAGCGGTTATCGTAGCCGAACACATTCGCGCGGCGATTGAAAACGTCCGCCTGGAGGTTGTGAGCAGCAGCGAGTTGTTGCCCAGAATCACAATCAGCATTGGCGTCACGTCCGCAAAGAAGCACGATAACGCAAGCTCGTTGTTTGAACGCGCCGATAAGGCGCTCTACTTGGCAAAACATACGGGTAGAAACAGAGTCAAAATAGCAAATTAA
- the thiE gene encoding thiamine phosphate synthase, whose product MTHAQRMARFAEADLYVVITESFCAGRAALDVLDAALDADVRLIQFREKNLGDGELYRRATAFRGRTAAYGALLIIDDRVDIALAAGADGVHLGQSDLPVATARSIAPELIIGASTHNLDEALAAQDAGASYVNIGPIFSTQTKSVSGGAIGPEAIDAIRPHLRIPWTTMGGIKLHNVHQVIARGARHIAVVTAVTEATDVREAVRALRESIARAR is encoded by the coding sequence ATGACACACGCACAGCGCATGGCGCGGTTCGCGGAAGCGGATTTGTACGTCGTGATCACGGAATCGTTCTGCGCGGGACGCGCCGCGCTTGACGTGTTGGACGCGGCGCTCGATGCGGACGTGCGATTGATTCAGTTTAGGGAGAAGAACCTCGGTGACGGCGAATTGTACCGCCGCGCAACGGCGTTTCGCGGGCGGACTGCGGCGTACGGAGCGTTGTTGATCATCGACGATCGCGTCGATATCGCCCTGGCCGCCGGCGCGGACGGCGTTCACCTCGGACAATCGGACTTACCCGTGGCCACCGCGCGTTCGATAGCGCCCGAGTTGATCATCGGCGCCTCGACCCACAATCTCGACGAAGCGCTCGCCGCGCAGGACGCCGGCGCGAGCTACGTCAACATTGGCCCGATCTTTTCGACGCAGACGAAAAGTGTGTCCGGCGGCGCGATCGGGCCCGAAGCGATCGACGCCATTCGTCCGCATCTGCGAATACCGTGGACAACGATGGGCGGCATCAAGCTGCACAATGTTCATCAGGTGATTGCGCGTGGCGCGCGGCACATCGCCGTGGTCACGGCCGTGACGGAAGCGACCGACGTGCGTGAGGCCGTGCGCGCCTTGCGCGAATCAATCGCGCGGGCGCGCTGA
- the ftsY gene encoding signal recognition particle-docking protein FtsY yields the protein MSEEKRGFFGRLRDRLSKTRESFVANVRGLFAGRSAIDDDLLEELEQVLIQADIGVETTLTIIEDMRRLAREQRVSNPDAFVALLKDELVKLLDPGDHTLTWHSSDGPHVTLIAGVNGSGKTTTTGKIASKLKAEGKSVMLGAADTFRAAAVEQLTIWSERAGVPIVKHQDGADPAAVAFDAADAAVSRSIDCLLVDTAGRLHTKVNLMEELKKVQRVMAKRIPGAPHEVLLVLDATTGQNALQQAKVFTEALNVTGIVLTKLDGTAKGGIAVAIQKQLGIPLKLIGVGEGIDDLQPFNAKEFVEALFA from the coding sequence ATGTCTGAAGAAAAGCGCGGCTTCTTCGGCCGCTTGCGCGATAGGTTGTCCAAAACCCGGGAAAGTTTCGTGGCGAACGTGCGCGGACTTTTCGCGGGGCGCTCCGCTATTGATGACGACCTCCTGGAAGAACTTGAACAAGTTCTGATCCAGGCTGACATCGGTGTCGAAACCACTCTGACGATCATCGAGGACATGCGCCGGCTCGCGCGCGAACAGCGCGTCTCGAACCCGGACGCCTTCGTTGCGCTCCTGAAAGACGAACTCGTGAAACTGCTCGACCCGGGCGACCACACCCTGACCTGGCATTCGAGCGACGGCCCGCACGTCACCCTTATCGCGGGCGTCAATGGCTCCGGCAAGACGACCACTACGGGAAAGATCGCGTCCAAACTGAAGGCGGAGGGCAAGTCCGTGATGCTCGGCGCGGCGGACACGTTCCGCGCGGCGGCCGTCGAGCAATTAACGATCTGGAGTGAGCGCGCGGGTGTGCCCATCGTCAAACATCAGGACGGCGCGGACCCGGCGGCCGTCGCGTTCGACGCCGCGGACGCCGCCGTCTCGCGCAGCATCGACTGTCTCTTGGTCGATACGGCAGGGCGCCTGCACACCAAAGTGAACCTGATGGAAGAATTGAAAAAGGTGCAGCGGGTAATGGCGAAGCGCATACCGGGCGCGCCGCACGAGGTGTTGCTCGTGCTCGATGCGACCACCGGCCAGAACGCGTTGCAGCAGGCGAAGGTCTTTACCGAGGCGCTCAACGTGACCGGCATTGTGCTCACAAAGCTCGACGGCACCGCCAAGGGCGGGATTGCCGTGGCGATACAGAAGCAACTCGGAATACCCTTAAAGCTGATAGGCGTTGGCGAGGGGATCGACGACCTGCAACCCTTTAACGCCAAAGAATTTGTCGAAGCGCTCTTCGCTTAG
- the thiS gene encoding sulfur carrier protein ThiS — MTSLLDINVNGEKRSVASSVTILHLITAAGLNPESTAVQRNEEIVPRSAYAETILQEGDVIELVRFVGGG; from the coding sequence GTGACGTCTCTGCTTGACATCAACGTTAACGGAGAAAAGCGAAGTGTAGCTTCCTCCGTTACCATACTGCATCTGATAACCGCCGCCGGCCTCAATCCCGAATCTACCGCCGTACAGCGCAACGAGGAGATAGTCCCGCGATCCGCGTATGCGGAGACGATCCTCCAAGAGGGTGACGTGATCGAATTGGTCCGCTTTGTCGGGGGCGGGTGA
- the tadA gene encoding Flp pilus assembly complex ATPase component TadA, which produces MSSSRATVEKQSRSLIGEALIKDGVLTPEQLDRALRIQKHLEQQRQLGDVLIELGYATKQAIRDAINKHGSGMRIGDMLVEQGLITPEHLTLALRMQKDRGLKLGEALIEMGAVNERTLLQNLASQARIPYIEPVFAMIEASVLQGISPDYMDKNLFVPFSKSEDGRVTVIINDPKDETALHAVQDLFKGRFDVALGPKDAIKQTIEDYRRFRTERQTDGKKPRVESQEDSIIQLVEHIISSAIDDRASDIHIEPMSEKIRLRYRIDGVLVYKTDLPKDLLPRINSRIKVLAECNITEHQRHQGGRFFFKIGQREYDLRLSIYITVHGESIVMRILNKQTGIVGLESLGMCPSMRERYRSDVLDIPTGVVLITGPTGSGKTSTLYSSLEYSNTVDTKIITAEDPVEYMIDGIIQCSIYDKIGRTFETTLREIVRQDPDIIVLGEIRDRITAETAIQAALTGHKVYSTFHTEDTIGGLLRLIDMQIETFLISSTVISVVAQRLLRRICSLCIAPYSPTQTEVERVGLKVEDVRDLEMKKGRGCKTCNYTGYFGRIAVYELLILNDEVKEAILAKRPAHVIRRISTETTGLVSMREDGIAKVVRGFTTFDEVLSQTPRTFDTRSLRQILQMTQ; this is translated from the coding sequence ATGAGCAGTTCGCGGGCTACCGTTGAGAAGCAGTCGCGCTCCTTGATTGGCGAAGCGCTGATCAAGGACGGTGTCCTTACGCCCGAGCAACTCGATCGGGCGCTGCGCATCCAAAAGCACCTCGAACAGCAGCGCCAGCTCGGCGACGTGCTCATCGAACTCGGCTACGCCACGAAGCAGGCCATCCGCGACGCCATCAACAAGCACGGTAGCGGCATGCGCATCGGCGACATGCTGGTCGAGCAGGGCCTCATTACGCCGGAACACCTCACGCTCGCGTTGCGCATGCAGAAGGACCGCGGGCTCAAGTTGGGCGAGGCGCTCATCGAAATGGGCGCGGTCAACGAGCGGACATTGCTGCAAAACCTCGCCAGCCAGGCGCGCATACCCTACATCGAGCCGGTGTTCGCCATGATCGAGGCGTCGGTCCTGCAGGGTATTTCGCCGGACTACATGGACAAGAACCTGTTCGTGCCGTTCAGCAAGAGCGAGGACGGGCGCGTGACCGTCATCATCAACGATCCCAAGGACGAAACCGCGCTCCACGCGGTGCAGGACTTGTTCAAGGGCCGGTTCGATGTTGCACTCGGGCCGAAGGACGCGATTAAACAAACCATCGAGGATTACCGGCGCTTTCGCACGGAACGGCAGACCGACGGCAAGAAGCCCCGGGTCGAATCGCAGGAAGATTCGATCATCCAACTCGTGGAACACATTATCTCGAGCGCGATCGACGATCGCGCCAGCGACATTCACATCGAGCCGATGTCGGAAAAGATTCGCTTGCGGTACCGCATCGACGGTGTGTTGGTGTACAAGACGGACCTGCCCAAGGACCTCTTGCCGCGGATCAACTCGCGCATCAAGGTGCTCGCCGAGTGCAACATCACCGAGCACCAACGGCACCAGGGCGGGCGATTCTTCTTCAAGATTGGCCAGCGCGAATACGATCTGCGGTTGTCGATCTACATTACCGTGCACGGCGAGTCGATCGTCATGCGCATTCTCAACAAACAGACCGGTATCGTCGGGCTCGAGAGCCTGGGAATGTGTCCCTCCATGCGGGAACGGTACCGCAGCGATGTTTTGGACATCCCGACCGGGGTTGTCCTGATTACCGGGCCGACGGGTTCGGGCAAGACCTCGACGCTGTACTCGAGCCTCGAGTACAGCAACACGGTCGATACGAAGATCATCACCGCCGAGGACCCCGTCGAGTACATGATCGACGGGATCATTCAATGTTCGATCTACGACAAGATCGGGCGGACTTTCGAGACGACGCTGCGCGAAATCGTGCGCCAGGACCCGGACATTATCGTACTGGGCGAAATCCGCGATAGAATTACCGCGGAAACCGCAATCCAGGCGGCCCTCACCGGGCACAAGGTGTATTCGACGTTCCACACGGAAGACACAATCGGCGGACTGTTGCGTCTGATCGACATGCAGATCGAGACCTTCCTGATTAGTTCGACCGTTATCTCCGTCGTCGCCCAACGTCTACTGCGCAGGATTTGTTCTTTGTGCATTGCGCCGTACTCGCCAACACAGACCGAGGTCGAGCGGGTCGGTTTGAAAGTCGAGGACGTGCGCGACCTCGAGATGAAGAAGGGACGTGGCTGCAAAACCTGCAATTACACCGGTTACTTCGGGCGCATCGCCGTGTACGAACTGCTGATCCTCAACGACGAAGTGAAAGAAGCGATTCTTGCCAAGCGCCCGGCCCACGTCATCCGCCGCATCAGCACGGAAACGACCGGGCTTGTCAGCATGCGGGAAGACGGGATCGCAAAAGTAGTGCGCGGTTTTACCACATTTGACGAAGTCCTGTCGCAGACGCCACGCACGTTCGACACGCGGTCGCTGCGGCAGATACTTCAAATGACGCAATGA